A region from the Parasphingopyxis sp. CP4 genome encodes:
- a CDS encoding P-II family nitrogen regulator, translating to MKLVIAIIKPFKLDEVREALSEIGVQGMTAVEAKGFGRQKGQTEVYRGAEYATNMVPKIRIETVVSDDLAPRVVETIAAAANTESIGDGKIFTLDVGGAVRIRTGETDETAL from the coding sequence ATGAAACTAGTCATAGCTATTATAAAACCGTTCAAACTGGATGAGGTGCGTGAAGCCTTGTCCGAAATAGGCGTCCAGGGGATGACCGCGGTCGAGGCCAAAGGCTTCGGCCGACAAAAGGGTCAAACCGAGGTTTACCGCGGCGCTGAATATGCCACAAACATGGTTCCCAAGATCCGTATCGAGACAGTGGTCAGCGATGATCTCGCGCCGCGCGTCGTCGAAACCATCGCTGCTGCAGCGAATACGGAATCGATCGGAGACGGCAAGATTTTCACACTTGATGTCGGTGGTGCAGTGCGAATTCGCACAGGCGAAACCGACGAGACGGCTCTGTAA
- a CDS encoding ammonium transporter encodes MRLFTKISAYAVAALAAAPAWGQDAAEAATATVDKGDTAWMIVATVLVMAMIVPGLALFYGGLARTKNMASVLTQVMAVACLAMIVWVTYGYSMAFGDTGNAYIADFGKIFLAGVTTDSTAATFTDGVEIPEFIFIAFQMTFAAITAALVVGGVIERAKFSTIMVFALIWLTIVYFPIAHMVWATGGLIFEWGALDFAGGTVVHINAGVSALVGCLILGKRLGYQKDAMPPHSLTMTLVGTGLLWVGWFGFNGGSALEADGFASLAVLNTFVATAAGVLFWMLAEAVTGRKGSLLGACSGAIAGLVAVTPAAGNGGPFGAILVGAVAAILCFWFVAVIKPKLGFDDTADVFGIHGIGGIVGSLGTAFTMMPALGGPGDADYAAGAQFVIQLQGVLVAVAWAGVGSAIAFYVAKLVTGGRVSEEAEREGLDLAEHGERAYNY; translated from the coding sequence ATGCGACTTTTTACCAAAATTTCGGCCTATGCCGTGGCGGCCCTCGCCGCTGCCCCTGCCTGGGGCCAGGACGCCGCCGAAGCTGCGACTGCAACGGTTGATAAGGGCGATACCGCCTGGATGATTGTGGCTACCGTGCTTGTGATGGCGATGATCGTGCCGGGGCTCGCGCTCTTTTATGGCGGCCTCGCCCGCACCAAGAATATGGCGTCGGTTCTCACCCAGGTGATGGCCGTGGCCTGTCTCGCGATGATTGTCTGGGTAACCTATGGCTACTCGATGGCGTTCGGCGATACCGGCAATGCCTATATCGCCGACTTCGGCAAGATATTCCTTGCCGGTGTCACAACGGATTCAACCGCGGCGACATTTACCGATGGCGTCGAGATTCCCGAATTCATCTTCATTGCCTTCCAGATGACCTTTGCCGCGATCACCGCGGCGCTGGTGGTCGGCGGCGTGATCGAGCGGGCGAAATTCTCGACGATCATGGTCTTCGCCCTGATCTGGCTGACGATCGTCTATTTCCCGATCGCCCATATGGTCTGGGCAACGGGCGGACTGATCTTCGAATGGGGCGCGCTTGATTTTGCCGGCGGTACTGTCGTGCATATCAATGCCGGTGTCTCCGCTCTGGTCGGTTGCCTGATCCTCGGCAAACGGCTCGGCTATCAAAAAGACGCCATGCCGCCGCACTCGCTGACCATGACCTTGGTCGGTACGGGCTTGCTGTGGGTCGGTTGGTTCGGGTTCAACGGCGGCTCTGCTCTCGAAGCAGATGGCTTTGCCTCGCTCGCCGTGCTCAACACCTTCGTCGCAACCGCAGCTGGCGTGCTCTTCTGGATGCTCGCTGAAGCGGTTACCGGCCGCAAGGGTTCGCTGCTCGGTGCCTGTTCAGGTGCAATTGCCGGGCTGGTTGCGGTTACGCCGGCAGCTGGCAATGGCGGGCCGTTCGGCGCGATCCTGGTCGGCGCAGTGGCGGCAATACTCTGCTTCTGGTTCGTCGCCGTCATCAAGCCGAAGCTCGGCTTTGACGACACGGCCGATGTGTTCGGTATCCACGGTATCGGCGGTATCGTCGGTTCGCTCGGCACGGCATTCACGATGATGCCAGCGCTCGGTGGACCGGGTGATGCGGACTATGCCGCTGGCGCTCAGTTCGTGATCCAGCTCCAGGGCGTGCTTGTTGCCGTCGCCTGGGCCGGTGTCGGCTCTGCCATTGCCTTCTACGTTGCCAAGCTCGTCACCGGCGGGCGGGTCAGCGAAGAAGCCGAACGCGAAGGTCTCGACCTCGCTGAACATGGCGAGCGTGCTTACAATTATTGA
- a CDS encoding barstar family protein has product MSEPTRIILHPCDWRSKANFYDEILPQLGAPDWHWRNLDALEDSLVAGQINRVEPPLLIEIYKPDQAARFTAAIIEAMTDIAREASQSGRMISIEIT; this is encoded by the coding sequence ATGAGTGAACCAACTCGCATCATTCTCCACCCCTGTGATTGGAGATCTAAGGCCAATTTCTATGACGAAATCCTGCCGCAACTGGGCGCGCCGGACTGGCACTGGCGCAATTTGGATGCGCTTGAAGATTCACTTGTCGCCGGACAGATAAATCGGGTTGAACCGCCACTGCTCATCGAGATCTACAAACCGGATCAGGCGGCGCGCTTTACGGCCGCAATAATCGAAGCGATGACGGATATTGCGCGGGAAGCCAGCCAATCCGGTCGGATGATATCTATCGAGATCACATAA
- a CDS encoding sterol desaturase family protein: MDELPDPVQYAIPAFIILILIEMVIARRVDPSRYEPKDTLISLLLGTGSTVAGALTGSFVIGLSVWLSQFGLFEIGYVWWAWILVFLLDDLAYYVFHRMAHRVRWFWASHVIHHSSQHYNLSTALRQTWTGFFSLSFAFSLPIILLGFPVEMLLFASAVNLVYQFWIHTEAIDRMPRWFEAFFNTPSHHRVHHATNPRYLDKNYAGMLIIWDRMFGTFEAERADERPRYGIIKNLGSFNLLWAAFHEWIGIARDVATVPGIRNKIGYLLRPPGWSHDGSRDTSDTIKARWRDQLATDE; encoded by the coding sequence ATGGATGAGCTGCCTGATCCGGTCCAATATGCGATCCCCGCTTTCATCATCCTGATCCTGATCGAGATGGTGATTGCCCGCCGCGTCGATCCCAGCCGCTATGAGCCCAAGGACACGCTGATCTCGCTGTTGCTCGGCACCGGTAGTACGGTCGCCGGCGCGCTGACCGGCTCCTTTGTTATCGGCCTGTCGGTCTGGCTATCGCAATTCGGCCTGTTCGAAATCGGCTATGTCTGGTGGGCCTGGATCCTTGTCTTTCTGCTCGACGATCTTGCCTATTATGTCTTTCACCGCATGGCCCATCGGGTGCGCTGGTTCTGGGCCAGCCATGTGATCCATCATTCGAGCCAGCATTATAATCTCTCGACCGCATTGCGGCAGACATGGACCGGTTTCTTCTCGCTCTCCTTTGCCTTCAGCCTGCCGATCATCCTGCTCGGCTTTCCGGTTGAAATGCTGCTCTTCGCGAGCGCGGTGAACCTGGTGTATCAATTCTGGATCCATACCGAGGCGATTGACCGGATGCCGCGCTGGTTCGAGGCATTCTTCAACACGCCGTCGCATCACCGCGTCCATCATGCGACCAACCCGCGCTATCTAGATAAAAACTATGCCGGCATGCTGATCATCTGGGATCGCATGTTCGGGACATTCGAAGCGGAGCGCGCTGACGAGCGGCCACGCTATGGCATCATCAAGAATCTCGGCAGCTTCAACCTGCTTTGGGCGGCGTTCCATGAATGGATCGGCATCGCCCGGGATGTCGCGACGGTGCCCGGCATCCGCAACAAGATCGGCTATCTCCTCCGCCCGCCCGGCTGGAGCCATGATGGCTCGCGCGACACCAGCGATACAATCAAGGCGCGCTGGCGGGATCAGCTCGCTACTGATGAGTGA
- a CDS encoding TIGR01244 family sulfur transferase translates to MFRTVTDTFLASPQISTDDVAEAAKQGVTLIINNRPDDEDPNQPAGGAIAAAAQDAGLAYVAIPVTHAGFSVPQVEAMRSAIDENGGKTLAYCRSGTRSTLLWALAEAHTGRDPETIATEAANAGYDVGAIRSIMDAFAAAK, encoded by the coding sequence ATGTTTCGTACTGTGACCGATACTTTCCTGGCTTCGCCGCAAATCTCTACCGACGATGTTGCCGAAGCCGCCAAGCAGGGCGTGACGCTGATCATCAACAATCGCCCGGACGATGAAGACCCGAACCAGCCCGCTGGCGGCGCAATCGCCGCGGCTGCGCAGGATGCGGGGCTTGCCTATGTCGCGATCCCCGTCACCCATGCCGGATTCTCGGTGCCACAGGTCGAGGCCATGCGCAGCGCGATTGACGAGAATGGCGGCAAGACACTGGCCTATTGCCGCTCGGGCACGCGGTCCACGCTGCTCTGGGCCTTGGCCGAAGCGCATACGGGCCGCGATCCCGAAACAATCGCCACCGAGGCCGCCAATGCGGGCTATGATGTCGGGGCGATCCGCTCGATCATGGATGCCTTCGCCGCCGCCAAATGA
- the recQ gene encoding DNA helicase RecQ, whose translation MDQPETILKKVFGFESFRSVQPDVIDRVMAGQHSLAVMPTGAGKSLCYQIPALARPGTGIVISPLIALMHDQARAARAAGIKAATLTSIDSDWAETQDRFRAGDLDLLYVAPERASGAGFQDMLGAVPLALFAVDEAHCVSEWGHDFRPDYRLLRPLLDRFSDVPRLALTATADRHTRADILEQLGIPEEGAIVAGFDRPNIRYMITPRAGIASQVKALLAEQPGAGIIYATSRAATEKLAGQIAATGRASAVYHAGLPAEERAANQAAFVASEDMVMCATIAFGMGIDKPDVRFVVHAGTPKSIEAYYQETGRAGRDGDPAEAHLFWGAEDFVRARRRIETEIEDGRRGGERTRLNALGALVETASCRRAILLRHFGEDPPERCGNCDNCLAPPKSVDGTETARKFLSAVYRTGQRFGMGHVGEVLAGRENERILSLGHDKLSVFGIVDEEEEPLVRPVARALQTRDALVQTEHGGLALGPESRAILKGEAEVSLVLPPRKTRKRRANRSANPVGDPLFDALREKRRLIATENGIPPYVVFHDATLREMAVMKPDSLSAMSRISGVGDRKLATYGEEFLAIIAAHQ comes from the coding sequence ATGGATCAGCCCGAAACGATTCTCAAAAAAGTCTTTGGCTTTGAAAGCTTTCGCAGCGTCCAGCCCGACGTGATCGATCGGGTGATGGCGGGTCAGCATAGCCTGGCCGTGATGCCGACCGGGGCGGGCAAATCGCTCTGCTACCAGATTCCTGCGCTGGCCCGGCCCGGTACAGGGATCGTCATATCGCCGCTGATTGCACTGATGCATGACCAGGCGCGCGCGGCGCGCGCGGCCGGCATCAAGGCGGCAACATTGACCTCGATCGATAGCGATTGGGCGGAAACCCAGGACCGGTTTCGCGCGGGCGATCTCGATCTCCTCTATGTCGCGCCCGAGCGGGCAAGCGGGGCGGGCTTTCAGGATATGCTGGGCGCGGTGCCGCTGGCGCTATTTGCAGTCGACGAAGCGCATTGCGTTTCCGAATGGGGCCATGATTTCCGGCCGGACTATCGATTGCTCCGCCCGCTGCTCGATCGTTTCTCAGACGTGCCGCGCCTCGCCCTGACCGCCACCGCGGATCGCCACACCCGCGCGGACATCCTCGAACAACTCGGAATCCCGGAAGAGGGCGCGATCGTCGCCGGTTTTGATCGGCCCAATATCCGCTACATGATTACGCCGCGCGCCGGTATCGCCAGCCAGGTCAAGGCGCTACTTGCCGAACAGCCGGGCGCCGGGATCATCTATGCAACGAGCCGGGCCGCGACCGAGAAGCTGGCCGGGCAGATCGCCGCCACGGGCCGTGCATCGGCGGTCTATCATGCCGGCCTGCCCGCCGAGGAGCGTGCCGCGAACCAGGCGGCCTTTGTCGCATCCGAGGACATGGTGATGTGCGCGACGATCGCTTTTGGCATGGGGATCGACAAACCGGATGTGCGCTTTGTTGTCCATGCCGGGACGCCCAAATCGATCGAGGCCTATTATCAGGAAACCGGTCGTGCGGGGCGCGATGGCGATCCCGCCGAAGCGCATCTCTTCTGGGGCGCAGAGGATTTCGTCCGCGCAAGGCGCCGGATCGAAACCGAGATTGAGGATGGCCGGCGCGGCGGCGAGCGGACGCGATTGAATGCATTGGGCGCACTCGTGGAAACCGCGAGCTGTCGCCGCGCAATCCTGCTGCGCCATTTCGGCGAGGACCCGCCCGAACGCTGCGGCAATTGCGACAATTGCCTCGCCCCGCCAAAATCCGTCGACGGGACCGAGACCGCGCGCAAATTCCTCTCCGCCGTATATCGCACGGGCCAACGGTTCGGCATGGGCCATGTCGGCGAGGTGCTGGCGGGGCGGGAAAATGAGCGGATCCTTTCGCTGGGCCATGACAAGCTATCGGTGTTCGGGATTGTCGATGAGGAGGAAGAGCCGCTGGTGCGCCCTGTCGCCCGCGCACTGCAGACGCGCGATGCGCTCGTCCAGACGGAACATGGCGGGCTGGCGCTCGGCCCGGAATCCCGCGCGATCCTGAAAGGCGAGGCGGAGGTGTCGCTCGTCCTGCCACCGCGCAAGACTCGCAAGCGCCGCGCCAATCGCAGCGCCAATCCGGTCGGCGATCCGCTGTTTGATGCGCTGCGCGAGAAGCGGCGTCTGATCGCGACGGAGAATGGCATCCCGCCCTATGTCGTCTTCCATGATGCGACGCTGCGCGAAATGGCGGTGATGAAACCCGATAGCCTGTCCGCGATGAGCCGGATTTCCGGCGTCGGCGATCGCAAGCTGGCGACCTATGGCGAAGAGTTCCTCGCCATCATTGCCGCGCATCAATAG
- a CDS encoding ABC transporter ATP-binding protein/permease, whose product MPPETPPEKQLNEPGLALMRRFLPYLWPKGQPGLKARVIGAFAFVLCAKAVILIMPFAYKGVIDSMDDQLDPAIMLAIALVVAYAGARFSGVLFDNLRNVIFEKVGQTAARKLTENVFSHLHRLSLRFHLERKTGGVTKIIERGTKSIDTMLYFLLFNIAPTAVELIAVCIIFYVKFGLTMVAVTLGVIAVYITFTRLVTIWRTQLRRDMVDLDTTAYSHAVDSLLNFETVKYFNAEAREAQRFSRAITSWAGAAVKSENSLALLNVGQALLTNLMMAGAMAYTVWGWSEGMFTVGDVVLVNALLMQLFRPLDFLGTVYRTIQQGMIDMEAMFDLIDTPAEIVDQDGAPLLAVDRGAVRFEAVGFGYDADRRILHGVDLDIPAGSKLAIVGPSGAGKSTIARLLFRFYETSSGRILIDGQDIAAVRQDSLRAAIGIVPQDTVLFNDTIGYNIGYGRDGATQAEIEEAAKGAAIHDFILSLTDGYDTRVGERGLKLSGGEKQRVAVARALLKDPPVLILDEATSALDSRTEAEIQATLDRAGQGRTTIVIAHRLSTIIDADEIVVLDAGRVAERGSHAALIAKAGLYAEMWARQQEERRSEPDR is encoded by the coding sequence ATGCCGCCCGAGACCCCCCCAGAGAAACAGCTGAACGAGCCCGGGCTGGCATTGATGCGTCGGTTCCTGCCCTATCTTTGGCCCAAGGGTCAGCCGGGCCTGAAGGCGCGGGTTATTGGTGCTTTCGCCTTTGTGCTGTGCGCCAAGGCCGTCATCCTGATCATGCCCTTTGCCTATAAGGGCGTGATCGACAGCATGGATGACCAGCTGGATCCGGCGATCATGCTCGCCATCGCCTTGGTCGTTGCCTATGCGGGCGCGCGGTTCAGTGGCGTGTTGTTCGACAATCTCCGCAATGTAATCTTCGAAAAGGTCGGTCAGACCGCGGCGCGCAAGCTGACCGAGAATGTCTTTTCGCATCTCCATCGGCTCAGCCTGCGTTTCCATCTCGAGCGCAAGACGGGCGGCGTAACCAAGATCATCGAGCGCGGGACCAAGAGTATCGACACGATGCTCTATTTCCTGCTGTTCAATATCGCACCGACAGCGGTTGAGCTGATCGCGGTCTGCATCATCTTCTATGTGAAATTCGGCCTGACGATGGTCGCCGTCACGCTGGGCGTGATCGCGGTCTATATTACCTTTACCCGGCTGGTGACGATCTGGCGCACACAGCTGCGCCGCGACATGGTCGATCTCGATACGACCGCCTACAGCCATGCCGTCGATTCCTTGCTCAACTTTGAAACCGTCAAATATTTCAATGCCGAGGCGCGCGAAGCGCAGCGTTTCAGCCGGGCGATCACCAGCTGGGCCGGCGCAGCGGTCAAAAGCGAAAACAGCCTTGCGCTTCTCAACGTCGGCCAGGCGCTGCTGACCAACCTGATGATGGCGGGCGCCATGGCCTATACCGTCTGGGGCTGGAGCGAGGGCATGTTCACGGTCGGCGATGTGGTGCTCGTCAATGCGCTGCTGATGCAGCTGTTCCGCCCGCTCGATTTTCTCGGCACCGTCTACCGGACGATCCAGCAGGGCATGATCGACATGGAAGCAATGTTCGATCTCATCGATACGCCGGCCGAGATTGTCGATCAGGATGGCGCACCGCTGCTCGCCGTCGATCGCGGTGCGGTGCGCTTCGAAGCCGTGGGCTTTGGCTATGATGCGGACCGCCGCATTCTCCACGGAGTCGATCTGGATATTCCGGCGGGGAGCAAGCTTGCGATTGTCGGGCCGTCTGGTGCGGGTAAATCGACCATCGCCCGGCTGCTCTTCCGATTCTACGAAACGAGCAGCGGGCGGATATTGATCGATGGCCAGGATATTGCCGCGGTTCGCCAGGACAGTTTGCGCGCCGCTATCGGCATCGTCCCGCAAGACACCGTGCTGTTCAACGACACGATCGGCTATAATATCGGCTATGGCCGTGATGGCGCGACCCAGGCCGAGATTGAAGAGGCCGCCAAGGGCGCGGCGATCCATGATTTCATCCTCAGCTTAACCGATGGCTATGACACCCGGGTCGGTGAACGCGGGCTCAAGCTTTCGGGCGGGGAGAAGCAGCGGGTGGCCGTGGCCCGGGCGCTGCTCAAGGATCCGCCGGTGCTGATCCTCGATGAAGCCACCAGCGCATTGGATTCGCGGACCGAAGCCGAAATCCAGGCGACGCTCGATCGCGCGGGCCAGGGGCGCACGACTATCGTTATCGCCCATCGCCTCTCAACGATCATCGATGCCGATGAGATTGTCGTCCTTGATGCCGGGCGCGTCGCCGAGCGGGGCAGCCATGCGGCGTTGATCGCCAAGGCCGGCCTCTATGCCGAAATGTGGGCGCGGCAGCAGGAAGAACGGCGGTCTGAACCGGATCGCTAA
- a CDS encoding TonB-dependent siderophore receptor: MRRKYWLLLSTAMLAGPAWAQASIDEDSAETGATDAAVDNASLTVAGQNYTAADFARFSPNSALDMVNQIPGFTIQRGDDRRGLGQGGDNVLINGERVSGKSNDAVTALGRISAANVVRIEVRDAASLDIPGLSGQVVNIVAESTGITGNFAWYPQFRARITNPRYTAAEISVSGTQGAFDYTLSLSNTDNSFRGGAEGPELVVDPNGAIIGQHEELATFSGDRPQLSGTFRYDGPGSSVGNLNLSYERWYFRGSEDSVRTGQGMPDRTRFFRDRENEWNFEVGGDFEFALGLGRLKLIGLRQFERSPFRTSLITDFVDGTPSIGDLFERTLDEGEWIGRAEYGWEMGGDWQVAVEGALNTLEVSSQLSSLDANGNFQPVILPNSNSRVEEERAEINITYGRPLTDSLTLQTSIGGEYSTIMQNGANGLTRSFYRPKGFLSLAWQANENLDIRARVEREVGQLNFSDFVASTNLGSDSQDAGNPNLVPPQSWNFEIEATQQLGAFGSITARVYYEKVSDIVDQIPLGPNAEAPGNIDSANRYGIEWNSTFNFDTLGWHGGRLDVELNLQRSRVRDPLTGVRRSISHEMQRDIEIELRHDIPQTDWAWGLEYEDYREAPGLRLTQINNFRSGAPFVGAYIEHKDVFGLRVRGGVYNILDRDENFTRTFFVDRRDGPVAFIEDRTREFGPIFSFQISGSF, encoded by the coding sequence ATGCGGCGGAAATATTGGCTGTTATTGTCGACTGCCATGCTGGCTGGGCCGGCATGGGCGCAGGCGTCAATTGACGAGGACAGCGCAGAAACTGGCGCCACAGACGCAGCCGTCGATAACGCCAGCCTGACAGTGGCTGGCCAGAATTACACGGCCGCCGATTTTGCGCGCTTCTCCCCCAATTCAGCGCTCGACATGGTGAACCAGATCCCTGGCTTCACCATCCAGCGCGGCGATGATCGCCGCGGCCTTGGTCAAGGCGGCGATAATGTCCTGATCAATGGCGAACGGGTTTCAGGCAAATCGAACGATGCCGTTACAGCGCTTGGCCGCATCTCGGCCGCCAATGTCGTGCGGATCGAAGTGCGCGATGCCGCCTCACTCGATATTCCCGGATTGTCCGGCCAGGTCGTCAACATCGTCGCCGAATCCACCGGGATAACCGGCAACTTTGCCTGGTACCCACAGTTTCGCGCCCGCATTACCAATCCGCGCTACACCGCTGCCGAGATATCAGTCAGCGGCACCCAGGGCGCGTTCGATTACACGCTCAGCCTGTCCAACACGGACAATTCGTTCCGCGGCGGCGCCGAAGGACCAGAACTTGTGGTGGATCCCAATGGCGCGATCATTGGACAGCATGAAGAATTGGCAACCTTTAGCGGTGATCGACCACAGCTTTCCGGCACATTCCGCTATGACGGACCGGGCAGTTCGGTCGGCAACCTCAATCTATCCTATGAACGCTGGTATTTTCGCGGGAGCGAGGATTCGGTCCGCACCGGTCAGGGCATGCCGGACCGGACGCGTTTCTTCCGCGACCGGGAGAATGAATGGAATTTCGAAGTCGGCGGTGACTTTGAATTCGCGCTTGGGCTCGGCCGGTTGAAGCTGATCGGCCTGCGCCAGTTTGAGCGCAGTCCCTTTCGTACCAGCCTGATCACCGATTTTGTCGACGGCACGCCATCGATTGGCGATCTGTTCGAACGCACCCTTGATGAAGGCGAATGGATTGGTCGGGCTGAATATGGCTGGGAAATGGGCGGTGATTGGCAGGTCGCTGTCGAAGGTGCGCTCAACACGCTTGAAGTGAGTTCTCAACTTTCGTCGCTCGATGCCAATGGCAATTTCCAGCCGGTTATCCTGCCCAACTCGAACTCACGCGTCGAAGAAGAGCGGGCCGAGATCAATATTACCTATGGCCGACCGCTCACCGACAGCCTCACGCTGCAGACCTCGATCGGCGGCGAATATTCGACGATCATGCAAAACGGCGCCAACGGGCTGACCCGCTCCTTCTATCGCCCCAAGGGATTTTTGTCCTTGGCCTGGCAGGCAAATGAAAATCTCGACATCCGCGCCCGGGTCGAACGCGAAGTCGGTCAGCTGAACTTCTCGGACTTTGTCGCCTCGACCAATTTGGGATCCGACAGCCAGGATGCGGGCAACCCAAATCTCGTGCCGCCGCAAAGCTGGAATTTCGAGATTGAAGCAACCCAGCAATTGGGCGCATTCGGATCGATCACCGCGCGCGTTTACTATGAGAAAGTCAGCGACATTGTCGATCAGATCCCGCTCGGCCCAAACGCTGAGGCGCCGGGCAATATCGACAGCGCTAACCGTTATGGGATCGAATGGAACAGCACATTCAATTTCGATACGCTCGGCTGGCATGGCGGGCGGCTCGACGTCGAACTCAATCTGCAGCGCAGTCGGGTCCGTGATCCATTAACCGGTGTGCGGCGCTCCATCTCTCATGAGATGCAGCGCGATATCGAGATCGAGCTCCGCCACGACATTCCGCAGACCGACTGGGCCTGGGGCCTGGAATATGAAGATTATCGTGAAGCACCCGGGCTTCGCCTTACCCAGATCAACAATTTCCGCAGCGGCGCTCCCTTTGTCGGGGCCTATATCGAACATAAAGATGTGTTCGGGCTGCGGGTGCGGGGCGGCGTTTACAACATTCTCGATCGCGACGAGAATTTCACCCGCACCTTCTTCGTCGATCGGCGCGATGGCCCGGTTGCCTTTATCGAAGATCGTACACGCGAATTCGGGCCGATCTTTTCCTTCCAGATCAGCGGCAGTTTCTAA